A single Gammaproteobacteria bacterium CG11_big_fil_rev_8_21_14_0_20_46_22 DNA region contains:
- a CDS encoding 4Fe-4S ferredoxin: MNKIFTLTVEAVDAILPQTQCGDCDYAGCKPYAEAIVNDNEAIDKCPPGGVKGLEKLAALTDQTLNDNMILTMSEKQKPRQVAVINEDLCIGCTKCLPACPVDAIVGAHKLMHTVLQAECNGCGLCLPPCPMDCIEIVTVGEGEITPEESEKYRKRYAAHTKRLEQHQRKKREKHLSAKKKSPLDYLNAAKSK; this comes from the coding sequence ATGAATAAAATTTTCACTTTAACCGTAGAAGCCGTGGACGCGATTTTACCGCAAACCCAATGTGGCGATTGCGATTACGCCGGCTGCAAACCCTATGCCGAAGCTATCGTTAATGACAACGAAGCTATTGATAAATGCCCGCCAGGTGGTGTCAAAGGCTTAGAAAAACTCGCCGCACTCACTGACCAAACGCTCAACGATAACATGATCCTCACGATGAGCGAAAAACAAAAGCCACGGCAAGTAGCAGTGATCAATGAAGACCTATGCATCGGCTGCACGAAGTGTTTACCCGCCTGCCCGGTGGATGCGATTGTTGGCGCGCATAAACTTATGCACACGGTGCTTCAAGCCGAATGCAACGGCTGCGGACTGTGCTTGCCGCCTTGTCCGATGGATTGCATCGAGATCGTCACCGTAGGCGAAGGTGAAATCACCCCTGAGGAATCTGAAAAATACCGCAAGCGTTATGCAGCACACACAAAGCGCTTGGAACAACACCAGCGCAAAAAACGCGAGAAACATTTAAGCGCCAAGAAAAAATCGCCGTTGGATTATTTGAACGCTGCGAAGTCGAAGTAG
- a CDS encoding integration host factor subunit beta: MTAIKSRIIEKISLSQDQLSVQDVAMSINAILDKFADHLAEGGRIEIRGFGSFSLHYRPPRQAHNPKTGEKLVTPPKYAVHFKPGKELREQVDYTQDES; this comes from the coding sequence ATGACAGCCATTAAGTCACGGATCATTGAAAAAATCAGCCTGAGCCAAGATCAGCTCAGCGTGCAAGATGTTGCCATGAGCATCAACGCTATTTTGGATAAATTTGCCGACCACCTCGCAGAAGGTGGCCGCATTGAAATTCGCGGTTTCGGCAGTTTTTCACTGCACTATCGCCCACCGCGCCAAGCACACAACCCGAAAACGGGCGAAAAGCTCGTTACCCCACCGAAGTACGCAGTGCACTTCAAACCGGGTAAAGAGCTGCGTGAGCAAGTCGATTATACGCAAGACGAGAGCTAG
- a CDS encoding methionine--tRNA ligase — translation MSRHILITASLPYANGPLHLGHILEYTQADIWARFQRLKGHQAYYICGSDAHGTPIMLRAQKENLDPAVMVEQIREQHMADFRDFDIVFDNFYTTHSEENRELACDIFEKIKAAGHITEKTIEQAFDPEKNMFLPDRFVKGTCPKCGADDQYGDACEVCGATYDPTDLKNPLSVLTGATPIQKTSTHYFFELAPFANAIQTWMRDSHLQVPVIKKMNEWFESGLQAWDITRDAPYFGFTIPGTTGKYFYVWMDAPVGYMASFKHFCAQRPDIDFDSFWQQGSNTELYHFIGKDVMYFHTLFWPAMLLGSHYKRPNGVFVHGFVTVNGQKMSKSRGTFITARAYLKHLAPDYLRYYFAAKLNAHIEDIDLNLEDFSLRVNADLVNKLVNIASRTAGFIRKKFDNRLAATLDNEALIQQLQDQADHIAELYESRQYGEAMRVIMQLADEVNSYISDVEPWALAKDESQLARVHAICTTAINAFRILMIYLTPVLPTLSEKTVTFLNVVPFTWQETQVRLLDHAINDFKPMISRVDPETLSAILAEGQA, via the coding sequence ATGAGCCGACACATCCTGATCACCGCCTCACTGCCTTATGCTAACGGGCCTTTGCACTTGGGCCATATTTTGGAATACACCCAGGCTGATATCTGGGCGCGTTTTCAGCGCTTAAAAGGCCACCAGGCGTATTACATCTGCGGCAGCGATGCCCATGGCACACCGATTATGCTGCGCGCGCAAAAAGAAAACCTAGACCCCGCGGTAATGGTCGAGCAAATTCGCGAACAGCATATGGCCGACTTTCGTGATTTTGATATCGTCTTTGATAATTTCTACACCACACATTCTGAAGAAAACCGTGAACTGGCTTGCGATATCTTTGAAAAAATCAAAGCGGCTGGCCACATCACTGAAAAAACCATCGAGCAAGCGTTTGACCCAGAGAAAAACATGTTCCTGCCCGATCGCTTTGTCAAAGGTACTTGTCCCAAGTGTGGCGCAGACGATCAGTACGGCGATGCCTGCGAAGTGTGCGGCGCGACCTACGACCCTACAGATTTAAAAAACCCGCTCTCGGTGCTCACAGGCGCCACGCCGATTCAAAAAACGTCGACACATTATTTCTTTGAGCTCGCTCCTTTTGCAAACGCCATTCAAACCTGGATGCGCGACAGCCACTTGCAAGTGCCGGTGATCAAAAAAATGAATGAATGGTTTGAGTCGGGTTTGCAAGCTTGGGATATCACCCGCGATGCGCCCTATTTTGGCTTCACCATTCCTGGCACCACGGGTAAATATTTTTACGTGTGGATGGATGCGCCCGTGGGCTACATGGCAAGCTTCAAACATTTTTGTGCGCAGCGTCCGGATATCGACTTCGACAGTTTTTGGCAGCAAGGCAGCAACACCGAGCTTTATCATTTCATCGGCAAAGATGTGATGTATTTTCACACTTTGTTTTGGCCGGCCATGTTGCTCGGCTCGCATTACAAACGCCCCAATGGCGTGTTTGTGCACGGTTTTGTGACGGTCAATGGGCAAAAGATGTCAAAATCGCGCGGCACCTTTATCACCGCACGCGCTTATCTCAAGCATTTAGCGCCCGATTATTTGCGCTACTACTTTGCCGCCAAGCTTAACGCGCACATTGAAGACATCGATTTAAACCTCGAGGATTTTAGCCTGCGCGTGAATGCTGACTTGGTCAACAAACTGGTGAACATTGCCAGCCGTACTGCTGGCTTTATTCGCAAAAAATTTGATAATCGTTTAGCCGCCACATTGGATAACGAAGCCTTAATCCAGCAACTGCAAGATCAAGCCGACCACATTGCTGAGCTGTACGAAAGCCGCCAATACGGTGAGGCCATGCGTGTCATTATGCAATTAGCCGACGAAGTAAATAGCTACATCAGTGACGTGGAACCTTGGGCACTGGCCAAAGATGAAAGCCAGCTTGCGCGCGTGCACGCGATCTGTACCACCGCTATCAATGCCTTTCGCATTTTAATGATTTACCTGACACCGGTGCTACCGACTCTCAGCGAGAAAACCGTTACGTTTTTAAACGTGGTGCCGTTTACATGGCAAGAGACCCAAGTGCGTTTGCTCGATCATGCGATCAACGATTTCAAACCGATGATCAGCCGCGTGGATCCTGAAACACTCTCGGCGATTTTGGCCGAAGGTCAGGCATGA
- a CDS encoding acetolactate synthase large subunit: protein MKASDLLLRCLEAEGVEAIYGVPGEENADIMISLLNSPIKFITCRHEQTASFMADMHGRLTGKPGVCLATLGPGATNLITGVANANMDRVPLIALIGQAETTRLHKESHQNMDSVAMYREVTKWSTTIREADVIPEVVRKAFKVATEEKPGAVLIELPEDVAKEDTDKQVIIPREKTVRGVETFKAKKALELIEKAKKPLLLVGFGCVREECDKELLQFIEETGIYAADTFMGKGAVPASHAQSLHCVGLGMKDIAVEAFDEADLIICAGYDLVEWAPSRWNPNNDKTIIHIDTVPAEVDEAYVPELELIGDVKEIFRLLNQHLGRAHKKDLGVFAKIRARILADLESLYTDQSIPMKPQRILHDLRELMTGDDILISDVGAHKMWVARQYETYRSKTCFIYNGFCSMGGSMPGALLAKQLRSKQNVVALCGDGGFMMSIQALATAVRFKVPMVVLVWEDHHYGLIQWKQEAAYHQESHVALDNPDLKALSESFGAHAERVEKPEDLKQVLQEAFARHDKPSVIVVPVDYSENMKLTERLGEIVSSG from the coding sequence ATGAAAGCCTCAGATCTATTGTTAAGGTGTTTAGAAGCCGAAGGCGTGGAGGCTATTTATGGCGTGCCGGGTGAAGAAAATGCCGATATCATGATTTCTTTGCTGAATTCGCCGATCAAATTTATCACCTGCCGTCACGAGCAAACCGCCTCGTTTATGGCGGATATGCACGGTCGTTTAACCGGCAAACCCGGCGTGTGTTTGGCCACGCTCGGCCCCGGTGCGACGAATCTCATTACCGGGGTGGCCAATGCAAACATGGATCGCGTGCCGCTAATTGCCTTAATCGGCCAAGCTGAAACCACGCGGTTACACAAAGAATCGCATCAGAATATGGACTCGGTGGCGATGTATCGAGAGGTGACCAAGTGGTCTACCACCATTCGTGAAGCGGATGTCATTCCGGAAGTGGTGCGCAAAGCCTTTAAGGTGGCCACCGAAGAAAAACCGGGTGCGGTCTTAATCGAGCTGCCAGAAGATGTGGCCAAAGAAGACACGGATAAGCAAGTGATTATCCCGCGTGAAAAAACCGTGCGCGGCGTGGAAACCTTTAAAGCGAAAAAAGCGCTGGAGCTGATTGAAAAGGCGAAAAAGCCTTTATTGCTGGTGGGTTTTGGTTGTGTACGCGAAGAGTGCGACAAAGAATTATTGCAGTTTATTGAAGAAACCGGCATTTACGCAGCGGATACTTTTATGGGTAAGGGTGCGGTGCCGGCCAGCCATGCGCAATCCTTGCACTGCGTGGGCTTGGGCATGAAGGACATCGCGGTAGAAGCCTTTGATGAAGCTGACCTGATTATTTGCGCGGGTTATGATTTAGTGGAGTGGGCGCCATCGCGCTGGAACCCGAACAATGATAAAACCATTATTCATATTGATACCGTGCCGGCTGAAGTGGATGAAGCCTATGTGCCGGAGTTGGAGCTGATTGGCGATGTCAAAGAAATTTTCCGTTTGTTGAATCAGCATTTAGGTCGTGCACATAAAAAAGACCTTGGCGTGTTTGCCAAAATCAGAGCGCGTATTTTGGCGGATTTAGAAAGCCTCTACACGGATCAAAGTATACCGATGAAACCGCAGCGTATTCTGCACGATTTACGTGAGCTCATGACGGGTGATGATATTTTAATTTCCGATGTGGGTGCGCACAAAATGTGGGTGGCGCGTCAATATGAAACGTATCGTTCCAAAACCTGCTTTATTTATAATGGTTTTTGCTCCATGGGCGGCTCCATGCCAGGTGCTTTGCTGGCCAAACAATTGCGCTCAAAACAAAACGTGGTGGCCTTGTGTGGTGATGGCGGTTTTATGATGAGTATCCAAGCCTTGGCCACAGCGGTGCGTTTTAAAGTGCCGATGGTTGTGCTTGTGTGGGAAGATCATCACTACGGTTTGATTCAGTGGAAGCAAGAAGCGGCGTATCATCAAGAATCGCACGTAGCGCTTGATAACCCTGATTTAAAAGCCTTGTCAGAAAGTTTTGGTGCGCACGCAGAGCGCGTGGAAAAACCCGAAGACTTAAAACAGGTTTTGCAGGAAGCGTTTGCCCGCCACGATAAACCCAGTGTGATTGTGGTGCCGGTGGATTATTCTGAGAATATGAAGCTGACTGAGCGCTTGGGTGAAATTGTGAGTTCGGGTTGA
- a CDS encoding AI-2E family transporter: protein MMTDSQRWMVFVGIIIAALLVYVLSPVLIPFVISFLLAYFLDPVVTRLQRFHVPRIVSAFIVFILAVIVIVGLLLVLIPSLETQLVRLITNLPHMIDWVSQNVLPRISSWFAAAGGSFSAENARDLLLQHIQSGGGLVKAVFTTVAHSGYTIMEVLLNIIMIPVVTIYLMYDWEKVRTQGKLYIPLSAARRETMLSLLSECGDRLAGFIRGQLLVMIGLGFVYSLGLSIVGLDVALLVGVMSGILSVVPYLGFITGILVALIAAAVQFHSWYYIIGVLIVYAIGEVCESLVFSPWFVGDRIGLHPVAVIFAVLVGGRLFGFVGVLLALPVSAVLMVFFRHLCRKYFPSGVEGEQV, encoded by the coding sequence ATGATGACAGATTCGCAACGATGGATGGTGTTTGTGGGTATTATTATTGCTGCGCTGCTGGTCTATGTTTTAAGTCCTGTGCTCATACCGTTTGTGATTTCGTTCTTACTCGCCTACTTTCTAGACCCGGTGGTCACGCGTCTTCAGCGCTTTCATGTGCCGCGTATTGTTTCAGCCTTTATTGTGTTTATTTTGGCCGTGATTGTGATCGTCGGTTTGTTATTGGTTTTAATTCCTTCCCTGGAAACACAGTTGGTGAGATTGATCACGAACTTGCCTCACATGATCGACTGGGTTTCGCAAAACGTATTGCCACGCATTTCAAGTTGGTTTGCCGCGGCGGGCGGTAGCTTTAGTGCTGAAAATGCGCGCGACTTACTTTTGCAGCATATTCAATCGGGCGGTGGTTTGGTTAAAGCGGTGTTTACCACGGTCGCGCATTCAGGCTATACCATCATGGAAGTGTTGTTGAATATTATTATGATTCCTGTCGTTACCATCTACTTGATGTACGATTGGGAAAAGGTGCGCACGCAAGGTAAGTTGTATATTCCTTTGTCGGCGGCTAGGCGTGAAACAATGTTAAGTTTGCTCAGTGAGTGCGGTGATCGCTTGGCGGGCTTTATTCGTGGCCAGTTATTGGTGATGATTGGCTTGGGGTTTGTCTATTCTTTAGGTTTATCCATTGTGGGTTTGGATGTCGCCTTATTGGTCGGCGTCATGTCGGGTATTTTGAGCGTGGTGCCTTATCTCGGGTTTATTACCGGTATTCTTGTGGCCTTAATCGCCGCCGCGGTCCAGTTTCATTCTTGGTATTACATTATTGGCGTGTTGATTGTTTACGCCATCGGTGAAGTCTGCGAAAGCCTGGTGTTCTCACCTTGGTTCGTGGGTGATCGTATCGGTCTACATCCTGTTGCGGTAATTTTTGCTGTGCTCGTTGGCGGGCGCTTGTTTGGCTTTGTCGGGGTTTTGCTCGCGCTGCCAGTTTCAGCGGTGTTGATGGTCTTTTTCCGTCATTTGTGCCGAAAATATTTTCCAAGCGGTGTGGAAGGTGAGCAGGTATGA
- a CDS encoding succinate-semialdehyde dehydrogenase (in Escherichia coli this enzyme appears to be an NAD+/NADP+-dependent succinate semialdehyde dehydrogenase), whose product MGIQTINPATGELIHDYPEMSGAEVASIIDTTHAVYEAWRRTGFDERAQKMRKLADLCRAKKREMAELMANEMGKPITQGMAEAEKCAWACEYYAENAQAHLADRLIKTEKLKSKVSYRPRGIVFAIMPWNFPFWQVFRFLCPCLMAGNAGLLSHAPISTGTSLMIEAMVEEAGFPKNLFRSLIVNNDVAAEVIGNTNVTAVTLTGSERAGKAVASEAGQHLKKVVLELGGSDPYVILHDADLEKAATACVRSRLSNTGQVCIAAKRLIVVESVLEKFERLVIEKAKAYQMGDPLDEKTNFGPMARADLREQLHKQVQTAIKEGAQLVMGGEMPEGVGFYYPVTVLCNVTPDMTPFKEELFGPVIAIIPAKDEDEALRMANETPYGLAGAVFTQDLERGEHIATNVIESGCVAVNNFVGSDPRLPFGGIKLSGFGRELSEEGIREFVNVKTVCVE is encoded by the coding sequence ATGGGCATTCAAACCATTAATCCAGCCACGGGCGAGCTTATCCACGACTATCCGGAAATGTCCGGTGCCGAGGTGGCGAGCATTATTGATACCACGCATGCGGTGTATGAAGCCTGGCGTCGCACGGGTTTTGATGAGCGGGCGCAGAAGATGCGAAAGCTGGCTGATCTGTGCCGTGCGAAAAAGCGCGAGATGGCCGAGCTTATGGCCAATGAAATGGGCAAGCCCATTACGCAGGGTATGGCCGAGGCGGAAAAATGCGCCTGGGCGTGTGAGTATTATGCCGAGAATGCGCAGGCGCATTTAGCCGATCGCTTGATTAAAACGGAAAAACTGAAAAGCAAAGTGTCTTATCGTCCGCGTGGTATTGTGTTTGCGATCATGCCGTGGAATTTCCCATTTTGGCAGGTGTTTCGCTTTTTGTGCCCGTGTTTAATGGCGGGTAATGCGGGCCTTTTATCCCATGCGCCGATTTCCACAGGCACGTCGCTGATGATTGAAGCCATGGTCGAAGAGGCGGGCTTTCCGAAAAACCTATTCAGAAGTTTGATTGTGAATAACGACGTGGCCGCCGAAGTGATTGGCAATACCAACGTCACGGCCGTGACGCTCACCGGCAGTGAGCGCGCGGGTAAAGCGGTGGCCAGCGAAGCCGGCCAGCATTTGAAAAAAGTGGTGTTGGAGCTTGGCGGTAGTGATCCCTATGTGATTTTACACGATGCTGATTTGGAAAAAGCGGCCACAGCCTGTGTGCGATCACGCTTATCAAACACCGGGCAAGTGTGTATTGCGGCCAAGCGTTTGATTGTGGTCGAGTCCGTGTTGGAAAAGTTTGAGCGTTTGGTGATTGAAAAAGCCAAAGCGTATCAAATGGGTGATCCGCTCGATGAAAAAACCAATTTCGGTCCGATGGCGCGCGCGGATTTGCGTGAGCAATTGCACAAACAAGTACAAACGGCGATTAAAGAAGGTGCCCAGTTGGTGATGGGCGGTGAAATGCCAGAAGGTGTCGGTTTTTATTATCCGGTCACGGTGCTTTGCAATGTCACGCCGGATATGACGCCGTTTAAAGAAGAACTCTTCGGCCCGGTGATTGCCATTATCCCTGCAAAAGATGAAGACGAAGCGCTGCGCATGGCCAATGAAACACCCTACGGTTTGGCTGGCGCGGTGTTTACGCAAGATTTAGAGCGCGGTGAACACATTGCCACGAACGTGATCGAGTCCGGTTGTGTGGCGGTGAATAATTTTGTGGGTTCCGATCCGCGCTTGCCGTTTGGTGGTATTAAGTTATCCGGTTTTGGGCGGGAGTTATCCGAAGAAGGCATTCGCGAGTTTGTAAACGTAAAAACCGTGTGTGTGGAGTAG
- a CDS encoding iron-sulfur cluster carrier protein ApbC, protein MGTLSDFFDPYLQQTWGNCQGVVLSEASVTLPYPCEQVKAPLKKALAEHLGTPAEISLKSEILAHKTQAGVQPISNIKNIIAVASGKGGVGKSTTALNVALALKAHGAKVGLLDADIHGPNQPGMLAHTGEKPEIIDKQFQPIEHFGLATMSIGYLIDAEQPTIWRGPMVSTALSQMLTDTAWPALDYLIVDMPPGTGDVQLTLSQKIPVSGAVIVTTPQNVALQDAQKGLAMFKKVGIPVLGAVENMAYYHCPACGHDDAIFGQGGGERLAEQFSLPLLGRIPLNSTIRQGADEGKPAVLFADTAIQTAYLDTALQLAVKLSLQARAYADKLLKIKVHHQQE, encoded by the coding sequence GTGGGCACATTATCCGATTTTTTTGATCCTTATCTTCAACAAACCTGGGGCAATTGCCAGGGTGTGGTGCTTTCAGAGGCGAGTGTCACGCTGCCTTACCCCTGTGAGCAGGTCAAAGCGCCGTTGAAGAAGGCCTTGGCCGAGCATTTGGGTACGCCTGCAGAGATTAGCTTGAAAAGCGAGATACTGGCGCATAAAACTCAAGCTGGCGTGCAGCCGATCAGCAATATCAAGAACATTATTGCCGTGGCTTCGGGCAAAGGCGGGGTGGGTAAATCGACAACGGCTTTGAATGTAGCGCTCGCACTCAAAGCGCATGGCGCCAAGGTCGGCTTGTTGGATGCCGATATTCACGGGCCGAATCAACCTGGGATGCTCGCGCACACCGGTGAAAAGCCTGAGATTATCGATAAGCAGTTTCAACCCATTGAGCATTTTGGTTTGGCCACGATGTCCATTGGCTATTTAATTGATGCCGAACAGCCGACGATTTGGCGCGGACCGATGGTGAGCACTGCACTGTCGCAAATGCTCACGGATACCGCTTGGCCAGCGTTAGATTATTTGATTGTGGACATGCCACCCGGCACGGGTGATGTGCAGCTAACATTGTCGCAAAAAATTCCCGTCAGTGGCGCAGTGATTGTGACCACGCCGCAAAACGTGGCGCTGCAAGATGCGCAAAAAGGCTTGGCGATGTTTAAGAAAGTGGGTATTCCGGTTTTGGGTGCCGTGGAAAACATGGCGTATTATCATTGCCCGGCCTGCGGACACGACGATGCGATTTTCGGTCAGGGCGGTGGTGAGCGTTTAGCGGAGCAATTTTCTTTGCCATTGTTAGGGCGTATTCCTCTAAATAGCACGATTCGCCAGGGTGCGGATGAGGGTAAGCCTGCCGTCTTATTCGCAGACACAGCGATTCAAACAGCCTACTTAGACACAGCGCTTCAATTGGCGGTGAAATTATCGTTGCAAGCCCGCGCCTATGCTGATAAGTTGTTGAAAATCAAGGTACATCATCAACAGGAGTGA
- a CDS encoding dCTP deaminase — protein sequence MAGIKSDRWIREMAETYEMIEPFAANQVRKTDGGHKIVSYGVSSYGYDVRCADEFKIFTNINSSIIDPKNFSEENFVDVKSDVCIIPPNSFALARTVEYFRIPRNVLTICLGKSTYARCGIIVNVTPLEPEWEGHVTLEFSNTTNLPAKIYANEGVAQMLFIEGDELCEVSYRDRGGKYQGQTGVTLPKA from the coding sequence ATGGCAGGTATAAAATCTGATCGTTGGATTCGTGAAATGGCCGAAACGTACGAAATGATCGAGCCGTTTGCCGCCAATCAAGTGCGCAAAACAGACGGTGGCCACAAAATCGTTTCCTATGGCGTGTCAAGCTACGGTTACGATGTGCGCTGTGCTGATGAGTTTAAAATTTTCACGAACATTAACTCTTCCATCATCGACCCGAAAAATTTCTCTGAAGAGAATTTTGTCGATGTGAAATCCGATGTGTGCATTATCCCGCCGAACTCGTTCGCCTTGGCGCGCACGGTGGAATATTTTCGTATTCCGCGCAATGTGCTTACGATTTGCCTAGGCAAGTCAACGTATGCGCGTTGCGGTATTATTGTGAATGTCACCCCGTTAGAACCAGAGTGGGAAGGGCATGTGACGCTCGAGTTTTCCAATACCACCAATTTGCCAGCGAAAATTTACGCCAATGAGGGCGTGGCTCAAATGCTCTTTATCGAAGGTGATGAGTTGTGTGAGGTTTCCTACCGTGACCGTGGCGGCAAGTATCAAGGACAGACGGGCGTGACCCTGCCTAAAGCATAG
- a CDS encoding pyridine nucleotide-disulfide oxidoreductase yields the protein MTKIYDWAIVGAGPAGLAAIGQLLDQGAAPKSLLWIDPEFQVGDLGKYWGEVSSNTKVKLFSDFLLENRSFGYDSCPIDFTLNHLDPEDICELQHMVDPLQWVSDQLVKRVKTQRGKVRSLKSANGTWALDTDGETLHSRKVILATGAVPKTLNQDIDTIDIETALKPSQLNQAVSAEDTVAVFGSSHSAMIIVRSLIEAGVKKVINFYRSPIRYAIYMDHWILYDNTGLKGETARWTRQNISQHCLPNIERYHATQDNLDNHLPRCTKAVEAVGFESRHLPAEGVNTAEYDASNGIIAPGLFGLGIAYPQKVTDPLGKEEMSVGIWKFLVYLRSVLPIWMQYDI from the coding sequence ATGACAAAAATTTACGATTGGGCGATTGTGGGTGCAGGGCCTGCAGGGTTAGCGGCCATTGGTCAGCTGCTTGATCAGGGCGCGGCCCCTAAAAGCCTCCTCTGGATCGACCCTGAATTTCAAGTGGGTGATTTAGGCAAATATTGGGGTGAAGTGAGCAGCAACACTAAAGTGAAGCTCTTTAGCGATTTTTTACTTGAAAACCGCTCATTTGGCTATGACAGCTGCCCGATTGATTTCACGCTTAATCACTTAGATCCCGAGGATATTTGCGAACTGCAACACATGGTCGACCCTTTGCAATGGGTCAGCGATCAACTCGTCAAGCGCGTGAAAACACAACGCGGCAAAGTGCGCTCGCTCAAATCAGCCAACGGCACATGGGCATTAGATACTGATGGCGAAACACTGCATAGCCGCAAAGTCATACTCGCCACTGGCGCTGTGCCCAAAACCTTAAATCAAGACATCGACACCATTGATATCGAAACCGCGCTTAAACCGAGCCAACTAAACCAAGCGGTCAGCGCAGAGGATACCGTGGCTGTATTTGGCTCATCGCATTCTGCCATGATCATTGTGCGAAGTTTAATTGAGGCGGGCGTAAAAAAAGTGATTAACTTCTATCGCTCGCCCATTCGCTACGCAATCTACATGGATCACTGGATTTTATATGATAACACCGGCTTGAAAGGCGAAACGGCACGCTGGACACGACAGAATATTTCTCAACACTGCTTGCCAAACATCGAGCGCTATCACGCCACGCAAGACAACCTCGACAACCATCTGCCACGCTGCACCAAAGCGGTTGAAGCCGTGGGCTTTGAATCACGCCACCTTCCGGCTGAAGGTGTAAACACGGCAGAATATGACGCAAGCAACGGCATCATTGCGCCAGGTTTGTTCGGCCTTGGCATTGCGTATCCGCAAAAGGTCACCGACCCTTTGGGTAAAGAAGAAATGAGCGTGGGTATTTGGAAATTTTTAGTGTATTTGCGTTCGGTGTTACCGATTTGGATGCAGTACGATATTTAA
- the hda gene encoding DnaA regulatory inactivator Hda yields the protein MSEQLTLGVQLEDNASFENFYPAKNTQVLASVREMARGRGEHYLLLWGKQGAGCSHLLQAACRETASIGLPAMYLDMACLAACGSVDAFDNLEALHLVCLDNIDALAGQDDWEEALFHFFNRMRESGHRLIMSLHQAPKNVLFRLADLRSRLSWGVVYQLHALDEEEKKKALYFRAEHRGFTLSEPVADYLLRHCQRDMATLANILDQLDQASLSAQRKLTVPFVKSVLGL from the coding sequence ATGAGTGAGCAGCTCACTTTAGGTGTACAGCTTGAAGATAACGCGAGCTTTGAGAACTTTTACCCTGCAAAAAATACCCAGGTGCTTGCCAGCGTGCGCGAAATGGCGCGTGGGCGTGGCGAGCACTATTTACTGCTGTGGGGCAAGCAGGGCGCGGGTTGCTCGCATCTACTGCAGGCTGCTTGCCGAGAAACAGCATCGATTGGCTTGCCTGCGATGTATTTAGACATGGCCTGTTTGGCTGCGTGTGGTTCAGTCGATGCGTTTGACAATTTAGAAGCCTTGCACTTGGTTTGCTTGGATAATATTGATGCGCTGGCGGGTCAAGATGATTGGGAAGAAGCTTTGTTTCATTTTTTCAATCGTATGCGCGAGAGCGGGCATCGTTTAATTATGAGTTTGCATCAAGCGCCCAAAAATGTGTTATTTCGTTTGGCGGATTTGCGTTCTCGTTTGAGCTGGGGTGTGGTATACCAGCTTCATGCACTCGACGAAGAAGAAAAGAAAAAGGCCTTATACTTCAGAGCTGAACATCGCGGTTTCACCTTAAGCGAGCCGGTGGCCGATTATCTGTTGCGCCATTGTCAGCGCGATATGGCGACATTAGCCAATATTTTAGATCAGCTGGACCAAGCGTCTTTGAGTGCGCAGCGAAAACTCACCGTGCCTTTTGTGAAATCTGTCTTAGGTCTGTAA
- a CDS encoding phosphoheptose isomerase produces MNLLERIESHFQASIATKERALANMPGLIGQAGQKIVEALLAGQKVLSCGNGGSAGDAQHFSSEMLNRFERERPSLPAIALTTDTGTLTAISNDYSYDEVFAKQIRALGQAGDILLAFSTSGNSRNVIEAINAAHDRGMIVITVTGKDGGQMASCLSANDIELRVPSDITARIQETHLLIIHCLCDFIDQSLFGEA; encoded by the coding sequence ATGAACTTACTTGAACGCATTGAATCACACTTTCAAGCCAGCATAGCGACCAAAGAGCGAGCCCTGGCAAATATGCCAGGCTTAATTGGTCAGGCCGGCCAGAAAATTGTCGAGGCATTATTAGCCGGTCAAAAAGTTTTAAGTTGTGGCAATGGCGGCTCAGCCGGTGATGCCCAGCACTTCTCCTCAGAAATGCTCAACCGCTTTGAGCGTGAGCGCCCAAGCCTTCCCGCGATTGCCTTAACCACAGACACCGGCACATTAACAGCGATTTCAAATGATTATTCCTACGACGAAGTGTTTGCCAAGCAAATTCGCGCACTCGGCCAAGCGGGCGATATTTTGCTGGCTTTTTCAACCAGCGGAAACTCCCGCAATGTGATTGAAGCTATTAACGCGGCCCATGACAGAGGCATGATTGTCATCACGGTGACTGGTAAAGATGGCGGCCAAATGGCCTCTTGTTTATCGGCCAACGATATCGAGCTTCGCGTGCCTTCAGACATCACCGCACGCATACAAGAAACGCACCTGCTCATCATTCACTGCCTGTGTGACTTTATCGATCAAAGTTTATTTGGTGAAGCATGA